The stretch of DNA CGTCCAAGCTGCCGCCAGCCCACCGTTTGAAAATGGCCGCAAACGTGGCAGTAGCCGATAAAGCCAGAATGCTCAGCTTCCAGAGGCACACCCATCACTAGCCGCACCATAACCCGGTGCACCTGTCCGTTAAAGAGCGAAAACAGCGGTTGGATGCTAAACCCTTTGGCAGCAGCCTGCTGCATAGCGTGACCTAGCAGCATTCGCAGACCCTGTTCATGCACTGCCGGATGGGATCGGGCATAGGTTCCAAAGGTTTGTAGGCTGTGCTCAGGATCGTGCCCGCTGGTGGAGCGGCCATCGGTGCTGGTCAGATAGAGTAGGCCGCCTAGCCGAGTCGCCCACATGGCGGTGCTGGCGTAGGGCGACGGGCTACCGAAGTTGTCGATATCTACCAGGTCATAAAAGTCTCGCTGCTGGTAGCAGTCAAAAAAAACCTGGTTGGCATCCTGATGGGTAATTCGGTAAGAGCGCGGCCTCATTCCAGTAGAGAGGTTGCGCTCTAGCACTTCTCGATGATCGGGGTTGGCTTCGTTGGCCCACACCCAATCGGCCTCTGCTTCTAGCTGGTAGCGCAGCGGTCTGACACCACAGCCTGTCATAGCATCTAGTACTCTGAGCTGACCGTTTTGTCGTTTATAGACCGCTGCTGCCAAAACAGCCAGATCCCGCCCTACCTGACTTTGAGGTCGGTAGAAGGCGTTGTCTGTAAAGAATGTTGCTTTTCCTTCTTGATGCCACCCTGGGGGTGTGTTCATGCCTAAGTCTGCATGGCCTGTGCGATCGCACCTTCTAGCCTAGCCTGATCAAGTTCGGTCAACACAAACACTTCTTGAACCGTTTTGCCCTTGCGAGCAATTAGTTTATAGCCGCCCCGTGTGGGCACAGATACTTTAATTCGCATATGCGGCGAATGCGCTCGTACATTTGCCAGCACTCCCGGCGTAACCGTCCGAATGCCAGGGTATTCAGATAATTTTTCTAAGATAGGAATCAACCCTGGCAGATGAGTCGAGTGATTCCAGACAAGACGACCTTCAGAAGCGTTGGTCATAGCGGTATTAAAGTTAAATGCTATCTAAAAATCGACAATATCACCGAAGGGGGGCACTTTCGCAGACGCGGCAGTAAGCCCCTAAGAGATTGAAAATGCCCTCCTAAAGTCTTAAGGGTTTGAAATAATACTTTATGTTTCTGGCTGATTTTGCCGGGCTTTAGATATTCGCAACTGGGTTTAAGCCTTTTCCAGAGGAGCCATTGTTAGCCCCGCCCGACTAAGCTGGCTGTGGTAAAGTTCAGCCTGCTCTAGCGGCCCTACCCAAACTGTTGCTTGGCCCTCGAAATGAATTTGATTGGTCAACTGCTTAGCCTGGTCGGCAGACATCCCAGGAATGTATTTGACCAAACAGCTGATCACATGATCAAACGTATTGAAATCATCGTTGAGCACAATGATTTTGTAATTAGGGTATGGATTGCGCACTGTCTGACTGGTCTTTTCAGGCGCAATAGTCGGCGCAGCAGAAACAGCTCTCGGTGCGGCTGACACAACCCAGTTCATAGTCCTGTAGAGAAACGCTTCATGAAAATACACTTACATGTCTACCCAGTCTACCGAATCTTGAAAATTTTGCAGAAAGGAATTCAAGCGGCAGACAGGAGCTTTTGATGCGATCGCAAACCCATTGTTTGGCCGTCAGTAGTTTGGGACTGCTGACGGCCACAGGTGCTTCTCAGGCTTGACCTCTAAACGACCGCTAATGCTTCAGGCGCTGTCGTCCGGGTGGCTAGCTTAGCCAAGATGCCGTTAATGTTGGCCTTGGCATCTCCAAACAGCATTAGCGTGTTGTCTTTGTAAAACAAGGGATTATCGACCCCAGCATAGCCCGCCGACAGGCTGCGCTTGAGCACCACTACCTGGCCCGCTTTCCACACCTCCATCACCGGCATACCGGCAATCGGGCTGCCAGGATCTTCCTGAGCAATAGGGTTCACCGTATCGTTAGCCCCAATTACCAGCACTAGGTCTGTCTGGGGAAAATCTTCGTTGATTTCATCCATTTCCAGCACAATGTCGTAGGGGACATTGGCTTCGGCCAGCAGCACGTTCATATGACCAGGCATCCGGCCCGCCACTGGGTGAATGCCAAATCGTACCTGCTTACCCTGCCGCCGCAAAATCTGGGTAATTTCAGAAATTGCGTGCTGTGCCTGAGCCACAGCCATGCCATACCCCGGCACAATAATAATGTCATTAGCCTGATCGAGTAGCTCTACCGCTTCTTCAGCCGTGGTAGAAACTGCCTCACCCTGCTGGCCCTTCTGGCTGCTAGTCGAGCTTACACCCTCCCCAAAGCCGCCTAGCAGCACGTTGAGAAAAGAGCGGTTCATGCCCTTGCACATGATGTAGCTGAGAATGGCTCCGCTGCTGCCCACCAGCGTTCCCGCAATGATCAGCATGTCATTGCCCAGCATAAAACCTGTCGCTGTTGAGGCCCAGCCAGAGTAGCTGTTGAGCATGGAAATGACTACCGCCATATCCGCGCCGCCAATGGCCAGCACGATGTGAACGCCAAAGATAGCTGCGATCGCAGCCATTCCTGCCAGCGGCACCAGCCCACCTGTGCCGGTTGCGCCCATAAACGGCACGATCAGCGCGATCATCGTTCCTAGCATCGTCAGGTTAAGCAGATGGCGGGCAGGCAGCAGCAGTGGCTTACCGGGCAGCCTCCCCTGCAGCTTACCCACTGCCACCAGCGACCCGGTAAAGGTGACCATGCCGATAAACACCCCAGCATAGATCTCCACCAGGTGAATGGTGTGCTCAGCTCCCTCATAGCCCGTACCAGGCCGCAGGTACTCAGCAAAGCCCACCAACACCGCCGCCAGACCCACAAAGCTGTTTAACAGGGCCACCATCTCTGGCATGCCCGTCATGGGCACCCGAGCTGCCGCCCAAACCCCAATCACAATGCCCAGTCCCAGAGCCCCGCCCTGGAGCCAGTAGCCCTGGCACACCAAGGCCGTCGCCAAAAACGCAACGACCATGCCAGCAATACCATAGAGGTTGCCGCGCTTAGCAGTTTCAGGGTAAGACAAACCGCCCAGACTGAGAATAAAAAGAGCGCTGGCCGCGATGTAGGCGACCGTGAGGAGATTATTTGACATAAGTGCTTTGGTAAAGGGTTGAGAAGGCAGAAGGTTGAGGGTTAAGGGCAGAAGGTTGAGGGTTGTTCCGGTGCTCTATGGCCCTGTTAGCTACCTGTGAAACATGTTCAGCATTCGCTGGGTCACCATGAAGCCGCCAGCCACATTGACCATGCCAAGGACAACTGCGATCGCACCCAAGATCGTGACGGGTGAAGTCCAATCGCTAGAGATCTGCAG from Pseudanabaena sp. FACHB-2040 encodes:
- a CDS encoding tRNA (guanine-N1)-methyltransferase, with amino-acid sequence MNTPPGWHQEGKATFFTDNAFYRPQSQVGRDLAVLAAAVYKRQNGQLRVLDAMTGCGVRPLRYQLEAEADWVWANEANPDHREVLERNLSTGMRPRSYRITHQDANQVFFDCYQQRDFYDLVDIDNFGSPSPYASTAMWATRLGGLLYLTSTDGRSTSGHDPEHSLQTFGTYARSHPAVHEQGLRMLLGHAMQQAAAKGFSIQPLFSLFNGQVHRVMVRLVMGVPLEAEHSGFIGYCHVCGHFQTVGWRQLGRVQCACHRYIATYLKPHPLVLSGPLWLGPLHDPHWLSQMKSLAADWDWGKRVKLLEIMQAEADMPPYYYPLGEIGRLGQMDIPRREVLIQALCDRNFRATLTHLDWEAVKTDATMAECVAVARHCQRK
- a CDS encoding DUF2103 domain-containing protein → MTNASEGRLVWNHSTHLPGLIPILEKLSEYPGIRTVTPGVLANVRAHSPHMRIKVSVPTRGGYKLIARKGKTVQEVFVLTELDQARLEGAIAQAMQT
- the clpS gene encoding ATP-dependent Clp protease adapter ClpS, with amino-acid sequence MNWVVSAAPRAVSAAPTIAPEKTSQTVRNPYPNYKIIVLNDDFNTFDHVISCLVKYIPGMSADQAKQLTNQIHFEGQATVWVGPLEQAELYHSQLSRAGLTMAPLEKA
- a CDS encoding NAD(P)(+) transhydrogenase (Re/Si-specific) subunit beta; translated protein: MSNNLLTVAYIAASALFILSLGGLSYPETAKRGNLYGIAGMVVAFLATALVCQGYWLQGGALGLGIVIGVWAAARVPMTGMPEMVALLNSFVGLAAVLVGFAEYLRPGTGYEGAEHTIHLVEIYAGVFIGMVTFTGSLVAVGKLQGRLPGKPLLLPARHLLNLTMLGTMIALIVPFMGATGTGGLVPLAGMAAIAAIFGVHIVLAIGGADMAVVISMLNSYSGWASTATGFMLGNDMLIIAGTLVGSSGAILSYIMCKGMNRSFLNVLLGGFGEGVSSTSSQKGQQGEAVSTTAEEAVELLDQANDIIIVPGYGMAVAQAQHAISEITQILRRQGKQVRFGIHPVAGRMPGHMNVLLAEANVPYDIVLEMDEINEDFPQTDLVLVIGANDTVNPIAQEDPGSPIAGMPVMEVWKAGQVVVLKRSLSAGYAGVDNPLFYKDNTLMLFGDAKANINGILAKLATRTTAPEALAVV